One Xiphophorus maculatus strain JP 163 A chromosome 10, X_maculatus-5.0-male, whole genome shotgun sequence genomic region harbors:
- the LOC102219373 gene encoding alpha-tectorin-like isoform X30 has product MAGRILLPLLLLSATAGVATQTTTASETTQAGISTQRQAGVSTQSQAGISTQRQAGVSTQSQAGLSTQRQAGVSTQSQAGVSTQSQAGISTQRQAGVSTQSQAGISTQRQAGVSTQSQAGLSTQRQAGVTSQSQAGMTNQSQAGLSTQRQAGVSTQSQAGVTNQSQAGLSTQQQAGVSTQSQAGFSTQRQAGVSTQSQAGLSTQQQAGVSTQSQAGFSTQRQAGVSTQSQAGVTNQSQAGLSTQQQAGVSTQSQAGVSTQSQAGVSTQSQAGVTNQSQAGFSTQRQAGVSTQSQAGVTNQSQAGFSTQRQAGVSTQSQAGVTNQSQAGLSTQQQAGVTSQSQAGLSTQRQAGVSTQSQAGLSTQRQAGMTNQSQAGLSTQQQAGVSTQSQAGLSTQRQAGVSTQSQAGMTNQSQAGLSTQQQAGVSTQSQAGLSTQRQAGVSTQSQAGVTNQSQAGLSTQRQAGVSTQSQAGLSTQRQAGVSTQSQAGLSTQQQAGVSTQSQAGVSTQSQAGMSTQSQAGVSTQRQAGVTPQSQGPLYPIAGTISSQSDDGSSPAISLLRSFNYFGQSYSQIYVNHNGDLTFDAPWYSYTPQRFPMYGSKDVIAPFWTDLDNRGNGDIYYIQYTSGSILQQVTQDINRYFPALNFQANWVFIATWHEVAYFPTTGTQTTFQAVLTTNGQYSFVLMNYGSIASTSRYVQAGYDTISSSHHFTIPGSFSSDATGPNSTFSLGSNVNVPGRWAFRVDHGSLVCNFNGQPVQLGDSFWSDSTCAQKCICTRAGLQCSNNPCSFSQICRPAAFQYSCQTVQRQTCTVTGDPHYYTFDNSVFHFQGTCTYVLSEQCQNGLPYYRVEGKNGHQGSTHVSWTVLVKVFVHDENIELVKGHQSQAKVNGSFVSTPFSLRNGSIQVYQSGFSVIISTDFGLMVSYDRFLYVRISLPYTYQNSTCGLCGNFNNRPEDDFRTREGEVVSSDVDFANSWKAAGDDEPGCDPHCSGLACAGCTAAQTALYRNSAHCGILENSTGPFAACHQQLPPRSFVDSCVYDLCVSGGYQPILCQALNVYSSQCQQNGIQPQSWRRSGFCEIPCPANSHFEAQGTGCPSTCVNPNSTNNCPLPNQESCVCNSGYLLSGGVCVPHSDCGCSFEGHYYRSGETVILDADCGRRCTCRFGSMTCSSHTCGQHESCRVEDGVRGCRPNSFATCWTRGPGSYNTFDGVMYQYPGACRLTLAKVMGSSDRTHFMITVEKVPQGPQGFSNVLKFEAQGTQVAIEMSNTSTVKVDGQLTRLPFSSGSNRIRIFQSSTHSVILRTAFGVTLQTVWPHFVRVTAPGVYSGLLGGLCGNYNADQNDDFRTPNGTLVTDSQMFGDSWRDGSLADHCVESRPRNPATNLRSSEYCGVLTSPTGPFTSCWAAVNPWQQVDACVEILQGSRDPASTLCEVLRDYALMCQHNDGSLGQWRNATGCVPTCPSNSHYELCGSSCPSSCPSLSFPFTCDTQCQEGCQCNDGFVLNGNQCVPPTSCGCFHDGRYRQAGEQFWDGEACQSFCTCNGVTGVVQCSPNSCGPQESCHVVGGEFGCHPNPHGTCSASGDPHYLTFDGKAYDFQGTCRYVLATVCNDTVDLHQFSVKAKNEPWFGLPVSITAEVVVDVLGYEVRMSRGNIGTVEVNGITRNLPIVFNGSLSIFGSGSQTFVNAAFGLSVMYDGSSTVSISVPPSYRGNMCGLCGNFNGNQTDDFHTPSGALSNTADAFGAAWKVPGNHTCSDGCGSSCAQCNDDRSARAQCEVIRAADGPFSFCHEEVDPAPYFSDCVFDVCVSGNRGSDLLCRALETYVSACQSANVRIYPWRQNTTCRTECPANSHYELCGTDCGHTCASSIDAACDHVCSEGCFCDEGFSRSGTSCVPVESCGCQHDGFYFNAGESFWTDGCSQQCECQAPNVLICSPSSCTPTQECTIRDGQLGCYDAMSTCTVLGDPHYITFDGALTHFQGSCSYVITESLRHSNNETQYKVVATNKHRGNNFVSFVSSVDIFLSNHPESAHVRLGPNKRVKVNGAEVSLPTTAGTFGQVMRQGSYIVFNAADVVVQFDGSSTLLVRMGRNYQNRVSGMCGNFNGDPNDDKVLPNGTLAQNDNQFGHSWKSETSQEGCGSTDQRSGDGLSDCRFIEEYKELCRVITNTSGPFSSCHLHSNPQPFFTSCVYDLCLYTPANGMLCSAVSAYEKTCTNLGLSIPNWRSPLRCAETDPCEQLDCAEYEWCGKKNGVYGCFCDEQHHRPNNESYDSNIECSSSSGTMSVSRCQLFEAGFHSSALHLHDSSCNGTLQDGRLIFHFDNDGHLCGTALRSNGTHFMYENTIQGHVDPHGGLISRERNLHLDFSCVYPLAQALSMAVGINPVESILRKKLPVGTGSYSVRMIPYEDEGFHFPLSTNGNIELEVDQMFYMEVRTEGVDQRQFATVLDSCWATPVNQANYPVRWDLIASQCPNPEDGTVEVIQNGVSTVSRFSFRMFSFTNHTQIYLHCSVHLCLLRNNNCRAHCYPGYHTLFKRDVSYHDSSALSIGPLVLVAQPNTGGLIQRNGVNRKISTSDGTGHLASIVTLIVSLLMTRILVN; this is encoded by the exons ctGGATTGTCAACTCAACAACAAG ctGGAGTGTCAACTCAAAGTCAAG ctGGAGTGTCAACTCAAAGTCAAG ctGGAGTGTCAACTCAAAGTCAAG ctGGAGTGACAAATCAAAGTCAAG ctgGATTTTCAACTCAGCGTCAAG ctGGAGTGTCAACTCAAAGTCAAG ctGGAGTGACAAATCAAAGTCAAG ctgGATTTTCAACTCAGCGTCAAG ctGGAGTGTCAACTCAAAGTCAAG ctGGAGTGACAAATCAAAGTCAAG ctGGATTGTCAACTCAACAACAAG ctGGAGTGACATCTCAAAGTCAAG ctgGATTGTCAACTCAGCGTCAAG ctGGAGTGTCAACACAAAGTCAAG ctgGATTGTCAACTCAGCGTCAAG ctGGAATGACAAATCAAAGTCAAG ctGGATTGTCAACTCAACAACAAG ctGGAGTGTCAACTCAAAGTCAAG ctgGATTGTCAACTCAGCGTCAAG ctGGAGTGTCAACTCAAAGTCAAG ctGGAATGACAAATCAAAGTCAAG ctgGATTGTCAACTCAACAACAAG ctGGAGTGTCAACACAAAGTCAAG ctgGATTGTCAACTCAGCGTCAAG ctGGAGTGTCAACTCAAAGTCAAG ctGGAGTGACAAATCAAAGTCAAG ctgGATTGTCAACTCAGCGTCAAG ctGGAGTGTCAACACAAAGTCAAG ctgGATTGTCAACTCAGCGTCAAG ctGGAGTGTCAACTCAAAGTCAAG ctGGATTGTCAACTCAACAACAAG ctGGAGTGTCAACTCAAAGTCAAG ctGGAGTGTCAACTCAAAGTCAAG CTGGAATGTCAACTCAAAGTCAAG ctgGAGTATCAACTCAGCGTCAAG CTGGAGTGACACCTCAAAGTCAAG gaCCCCTCTACCCAATTGCTGGAACAATAAGCTCTCAATCAGATGATGGAAGCTCACCTGCAATTTCACTCCTACGATCCTTTAACTATTTTGGACAGTCTTACTCTCAGATTTAC GTGAACCACAACGGAGATCTGACCTTTGATGCACCATGGTATAGTTATACTCCTCAACGTTTTCCAATGTATGGAAGCAAAGACGTCATTGCTCCGTTCTGGACTGATTTAGACAACAGAGGAAATGGTGATATCTACTATATTCAGTACACCAGCGGCTCTATTCTCCAACAAGTTACACAGGACATCAATAGATACTTCCCAGCTCTTAACTTTCAGGCAAACTGGGTCTTCATAGCAACATGGCATGAAGTTGCCTATTTTCCAACAACTGGAACA CAAACAACCTTTCAGGCAGTCTTGACTACCAATGGCCAATATTCATTTGTGCTGATGAATTATGGCTCAATAGCCTCCACGTCAAGATATGTACAG GCTGGATACGATACGATCAGTTCCTCTCACCACTTCACCATCCCTGGATCATTCTCTAGTGACGCAACCGGACCTAACTCAACTTTTAGTCTTGGCAGTAATGTCAACGTACCCGGTCGCTGGGCCTTCCGTGTCGATCATGGATCATTAGTCTGTAATTTTAATG gtcaACCTGTTCAACTTGGTGACTCTTTCTGGAGTGACAGCACCTGTGCACAGAAATGCATCTGCACCAGAGCAGGGCTGCAATGCTCCAACAATCCCTGCTCCTTCTCCCAAATCTGTCGGCCAGCTGCCTTTCAGTACTCCTGCCAGACTGTGCAAAGACAAACCTGCACCGTCACTGGAGATCCACATTACTACACCTTTGACAACTCAGTGTTTCACTTTCAAGGCACATGCACTTACGTTCTGTCAGAGCAGTGTCAGAACGGACTGCCCTACTACAGAGTGGAGGGGAAGAATGGGCATCAGGGTAGCACTCATGTTTCATGGACAGTACTGGTCAAAGTCTTTGTTCATGATGAAAATATCGAGCTGGTTAAAGGACATCAAAGTCAGGCCAAG GTCAACGGAAGCTTTGTATCAACTCCGTTTTCCCTCAGAAACGGCTCTATCCAGGTTTATCAGTCAGGTTTCTCTGTGATCATCAGCACTGACTTTGGCCTGATGGTTTCTTATGACAGGTTTTTATATGTCCGAATCAGTTTGCCCTACACTTACCAAAATAGCACATGTGGGCTCTGCGGAAACTTCAACAATCGCCCTGAGGATGACTTTCGAACCCGTGAAGGTGAAGTGGTGAGCTCTGATGTGGATTTTGCCAACAGCTGGAAAGCTGCTGGTGATGATGAGCCTGGCTGTGATCCTCATTGTTCAGGTCTGGCCTGTGCTGGCTGCACAGCAGCTCAGACAGCACTGTACAGAAACTCTGCCCACTGTGGTATTCTTGAGAACAGCACAGGTCCGTTTGCTGCATGCCATCAACAACTTCCTCCAAGATCTTTTGTGGACAGCTGTGTGTATGATCTCTGTGTCAGTGGAGGGTATCAACCCATTCTGTGCCAAGCCCTAAATGTCTACTCAAGTCAGTGTCAACAAAATGGGATCCAGCCGCAAAGCTGGCGGCGTTCTGGCTTCTGTG AAATCCCCTGCCCAGCCAATAGCCACTTTGAGGCCCAGGGTACAGGATGTCCATCTACATGTGTCAACCCCAATTCCACCAACAACTGCCCCCTCCCAAACCAAGAGAGCTGTGTCTGCAATTCAGGCTACCTCCTGAGTGGAGGGGTCTGTGTCCCTCATTCTGACTGTGGCTGCAGCTTTGAGGGTCACTACTACCGCTCAGGAGAAACTGTCATACTGGATGCAGACTGTGGGAGGCGCTGTACATGCAGATTTGGCTCCATGACTTGCAGCTCTCACACCTGTGGCCAACATGAGTCCTGCAGGGTGGAGGATGGAGTAAGAGGTTGCAGACCAAACAGCTTTGCAACATGTTGGACAAGAGGCCCAGGATCATACAATACATTTGATGGAGTGATGTATCAGTACCCTGGAGCATGTCGCCTGACCCTTGCCAAAGTTATGGGATCCTCTGATCGCACACACTTCATGattactgtggaaaaagttcctCAGGGGCCACAGGGTTTCTCTAATGTGCTAAAATTTGAGGCACAGGGAACACAAGTTGCTATTGAGATGTCAAATACTAGCACCGTTAAG GTTGATGGCCAACTGACCAGACTGCCATTCAGCTCTGGATCCAACAGAATCCGTATCTTCCAAAGCAGCACTCACAGTGTCATCCTTCGCACAGCCTTTGGTGTAACTCTGCAGACTGTCTGGCCTCATTTTGTCCGTGTCACTGCACCAGGTGTCTACAGTGGTTTATTAGGTGGACTTTGTGGAAACTACAATGCTGACCAGAATGACGATTTCCGTACACCCAATGGTACTCTAGTCACTGACTCCCAGATGTTTGGGGACAGTTGGCGAGATGGCTCCCTGGCAGATCACTGTGTGGAAAGCAGACCTCGTAATCCTGCAACCAATTTACGTTCCAGTGAGTACTGTGGAGTTCTTACTTCACCCACTGGGCCCTTTACATCATGCTGGGCTGCAGTGAACCCCTGGCAGCAGGTAGATGCATGTGTAGAAATCCTCCAAGGCTCCAGAGATCCAGCATCAACGCTGTGTGAGGTCCTCCGAGATTATGCACTGATGTGTCAACATAACGATGGATCCTTGGGACAGTGGAGGAATGCAACTGGCTGTG TACCAACCTGTCCATCAAACAGTCATTATGAACTCTGTGGAAGTTCATGTCCGTCTTCCTGCCCCAGCCTCTCCTTCCCCTTCACCTGTGACACTCAGTGCCAGGAGGGATGCCAGTGTAATGATGGGTTTGTCCTCAATGGTAACCAGTGTGTGCCTCCAACATCCTGTGGATGCTTTCATGATGGACGATATCGGCAAGCTGGAGAACAGTTCTGGGATGGAGAAGCATGTCAGAGCTTTTGCACCTGTAATGGTGTAACTGGTGTAGTCCAATGTTCCCCAAATTCATGTGGACCTCAGGAGTCCTGCCATGTTGTGGGGGGTGAGTTTGGCTGCCATCCCAACCCTCATGGCACCTGCTCGGCCTCTGGAGACCCTCACTACCTGACCTTTGATGGCAAGGCTTATGACTTCCAGGGAACCTGCCGCTATGTTCTGGCAACAGTGTGCAATGACACTGTGGACCTTCACCAGTTTTCTGTGAAAGCAAAGAATGAACCGTGGTTTGGACTGCCAGTTTCTATCACGGCTGAAGTGGTTGTTGATGTCTTGGGCTATGAAGTGCGTATGTCGAGAGGCAACATTGGTACTGTGGAG GTGAATGGAATCACAAGAAACCTGCCCATTGTTTTCAATGGAAGCCTGTCAATTTTTGGAAGTGGATCTCAAACATTTGTCAACGCAGCTTTTGGACTGAGCGTCATGTATGATGGAAGTAGCACAGTGTCCATTTCGGTGCCCCCAAGCTACAG AGGAAACATGTGTGGACTTTGTGGAAACTTCAATGGAAATCAAACTGATGATTTCCACACTCCAAGTGGAGCATTGTCCAACACTGCAGATGCTTTTGGGGCAGCTTGGAAGGTTCCTGGAAACCACACCTGTAGTGACGGCTGTGGCTCTTCATGCGCACAATGCAATGATGACCGATCTGCCAGGGCCCAGTGTGAGGTGATCCGGGCAGCTGACGGCCCCTTCAGCTTCTGCCACGAGGAGGTGGATCCAGCACCATATTTCAGTGACTGCGTCTTTGATGTCTGCGTGTCGGGAAATCGAGGCAGTGATCTCCTGTGCAGGGCTCTAGAGACATACGTCAGTGCCTGTCAGTCTGCTAATGTCCGAATCTACCCTTGGAGACAAAACACCACTTGCA gaACTGAGTGCCCAGCCAACAGCCATTATGAGCTGTGTGGAACAGACTGCGGCCACACCTGTGCCAGCAGCATTGATGCTGCCTGTGACCATGTTTGCTCTGAGGGATGTTTCTGTGATGAAGGTTTTTCCAGGAGTGGAACAAGCTGTGTGCCTGTGGAGAGCTGTGGCTGTCAGCATGACGGCTTCTATTTCAAT GCCGGTGAGTCCTTCTGGACAGACGGTTGCTCCCAACAGTGTGAATGTCAAGCGCCCAATGTCCTGATCTGCAGTCCCTCATCATGCACTCCTACACAAGAGTGCACCATCAGAGATGGCCAGCTGGGCTGTTACGACGCCATGTCTACCTGTACTGTATTGGGTGACCCACACTACATCACCTTCGATGGAGCCCTAACTCATTTCCAGGGATCATGCTCTTACGTCATCACTGAAAGCTTGAGACACAGCAACAATGAAACTCAGTACAAAGTCGTGGCCACCAACAAGCACAGAGGAAACAACTTTGTGTCTTTCGTGTCATCAGTTGATATATTCCTCTCAAATCATCCAGAGAGTGCTCATGTCAGACTCGGACCGAACAAGAGAGTCAag GTAAATGGAGCAGAGGTTTCTCTTCCCACCACTGCAGGAACTTTTGGTCAGGTGATGAGGCAGGGAAGTTACATAGTGTTTAATGCTGCTGATGTCGTAGTCCAGTTTGATGGCTCCAGTACTTTACTGGTCAGGATGGGCCGCAACTACCAGAACAGAGTTAGTGGAATGTGTGGGAACTTCAATGGTGATCCCAATGATGACAAAGTTTTGCCCAATGGTACTTTGGCCCAAAACGACAACCAGTTTGGCCACAGCTGGAAATCAGAGACAAGCCAAGAAGG ATGTGGATCCACTGATCAGAGAAGTGGTGATGGACTAAGTGACTGCCGCTTCATAGAAGAatacaaagaactctgcagagTCATCACCAACACCAGTGGCCCATTCAGTTCTTGTCACCTGCATTCAAACCCCCAACCAtttttcacttcctgtgtttacGATCTCTGCCTCTATACACCAGCCAATGGCATGCTGTGTTCTGCTGTCTCTGCTTATGAGAAAACCTGCACCAATTTGGGCCTTAGCATCCCCAACTGGCGCTCTCCTTTGCGTTGTG CTGAGACTGACCCCTGTGAACAGCTGGACTGCGCAGAGTATGAGTGGTGTGGTAAGAAAAATGGTGTGTACGGCTGCTTCTGTGACGAGCAACATCATCGACCCAACAATGAGAGCTACG ACTCAAACATTGAATGCTCCAGCAGTTCTGGCACCATGTCAGTGTCTCGCTGCCAGCTGTTTGAAGCGGGCTTCCACTCCAGTGCTCTCCATCTCCATGACAGCTCTTGCAACGGGACTCTCCAGGACGGACGACTCATCTTCCATTTTGACAATGACGGCCATCTGTGTGGGACAGCTCTTAGG AGCAATGGAACTCACTTCATGTATGAGAACACTATTCAAGGGCATGTGGATCCTCATGGAGGTTTGATTAGCCGTGAGAGGAATCTTCATCTGGATTTCTCCTGTGTTTACCCTCTGGCTCAGGCTCTGTCAATGGCTGTGGGCATCAACCCTGTGGAGAG CATTTTGAGGAAGAAGCTTCCTGTTGGCACTGGATCTTATAGTGTGAGGATGATCCCCTATGAGGATGAAGGCTTCCACTTCCCCTTGAGCACTAATGGAAACATAGAACTGGAAGttgatcaaatgttttacatgGAGGTGCGAACAGAAGGGGTGGATCAGCGCCAGTTTGCCACAGTTCTGGACTCTTGCTGGGCCACGCCAGTCAACCAAGCAAACTATCCTGTCCGCTGGGATCTCATTGCTTCGCA GTGTCCTAATCCAGAAGATGGAACCGTAGAGGTGATTCAGAACGGTGTCTCCACTGTGTCTCGTTTCTCCTTCAGGATGTTCAGCTTCACCAACCACACACAGATTTACTTGCACTGCAGTGTCCACTTGTGTCTTTTGAGAAACAACAACTGCAGAGCT cattgCTACCCGGGTTACCACACTCTATTCAAGAGGGACGTATCTTACCATGACTCTTCAGCTCTGTCAATTGGACCACTGGTGCTTGTGGCACAACCAAACACTG GTGGACTAATCCAAAGAAACGGTGTGAATCGAAAGATATCGACGTCAGATGGTACAGGCCATCTGGCATCAATTGTTACCCTGATTGTCAGTTTGCTGATGACCAGAATTCTGGTCAATTAA